The following are encoded together in the Ralstonia insidiosa genome:
- a CDS encoding glucan biosynthesis protein: MHRRDLLKQLAAGLLALAPGLSRSAAAGSPLGAPEPFDETRLLARARALAARPYRPRSTQLPAPLATLGWDGYQSIGYRADHALWAGQRLPFEARFFHLGLFFKSPVRMHEVVDGQARLIAYDPAMFDYGRSGLDHQSLPADLGFAGFRLTTKADPTRDVAAFLGASYFRAVGGQWQYGMSARGLAIDTGLPRAEEFPDFTEFWLVRPPADAEVLRVYALLDSPSVAGVYRFDIRPGDTLVMDVQASLFVRKPIERLGIAPLTSMFLYGENDRTDRAGDRRSAARRWRASDWRPEIHDSDGLAIWRGSGEWIWRPLANPPILRSQRFADDNPRGFGLLQRDRNPDHYQDDGVFYEKRPSVWVEPTHGWGEGAIELVELSANDETFDNIVAFWRPAVAPQAGQELAFGYRLTWGAQPAAASPLARVVATRTGIGGVVGQPRKYFSWRFVVDFAGGELSRLGRSTAGSTVEPVIRASRGRVEIASARPLASIDGVRAMFDVVPDASNAPIDLSLTLQSGERLLSETWMYQWTPPGDRAV, from the coding sequence ATGCATCGTCGCGACCTGCTCAAGCAGTTGGCCGCCGGGCTGCTTGCCCTGGCCCCCGGTTTGTCCCGTAGCGCAGCCGCCGGCAGCCCGCTCGGCGCTCCGGAACCGTTTGATGAAACCCGCCTGCTGGCGCGTGCTCGTGCGCTGGCCGCCCGGCCCTATCGCCCGCGCAGCACGCAGCTTCCCGCGCCGCTGGCCACGCTCGGGTGGGACGGCTACCAATCCATCGGCTACCGCGCCGACCACGCTCTTTGGGCCGGGCAGCGCCTGCCGTTCGAGGCGCGTTTCTTCCACCTGGGGCTGTTCTTCAAGTCACCCGTGCGCATGCACGAGGTGGTGGATGGCCAGGCGCGCCTGATTGCCTATGACCCGGCCATGTTCGACTACGGCCGGAGCGGGCTGGATCACCAGTCGTTGCCGGCCGACCTTGGTTTTGCCGGCTTTCGGCTGACCACCAAGGCTGACCCGACGCGCGATGTGGCGGCCTTCCTGGGCGCCAGCTATTTCCGCGCCGTGGGTGGGCAGTGGCAATACGGCATGTCGGCGCGTGGGCTGGCGATCGATACCGGTCTGCCGCGTGCCGAGGAGTTTCCGGATTTCACCGAGTTCTGGCTGGTGCGCCCGCCGGCCGATGCCGAGGTGTTGCGCGTCTATGCGCTGCTGGATTCTCCCAGCGTGGCCGGGGTCTACCGCTTCGACATCCGCCCGGGTGACACCCTGGTGATGGACGTGCAGGCCTCGCTCTTCGTGCGCAAGCCGATCGAGCGGCTGGGCATTGCGCCGCTCACCAGCATGTTCCTCTACGGGGAGAACGATCGCACCGACCGCGCCGGGGATCGCCGCAGCGCCGCCCGCCGCTGGCGTGCCTCGGACTGGCGGCCCGAGATCCACGATTCCGACGGTCTGGCCATCTGGCGCGGCTCGGGCGAATGGATCTGGCGGCCGCTGGCCAACCCGCCCATCCTGCGCAGCCAGCGCTTTGCCGACGACAACCCACGCGGTTTCGGCCTGCTGCAGCGCGATCGCAACCCTGATCACTATCAGGACGACGGCGTGTTCTATGAGAAGCGCCCGAGCGTGTGGGTCGAGCCCACGCATGGCTGGGGGGAAGGGGCGATCGAGCTGGTCGAACTGTCGGCCAATGACGAGACCTTCGACAACATCGTCGCCTTCTGGCGGCCAGCCGTGGCGCCGCAGGCTGGGCAGGAATTGGCCTTCGGCTATCGGCTGACTTGGGGGGCGCAGCCTGCCGCCGCTTCGCCGTTGGCACGGGTGGTGGCAACGCGCACGGGGATCGGCGGCGTGGTCGGGCAACCGCGTAAGTATTTCTCCTGGCGCTTTGTGGTCGATTTTGCGGGTGGGGAGTTGTCGCGGTTGGGGCGCAGCACGGCGGGGTCGACCGTCGAGCCGGTCATCCGTGCCTCGCGGGGGCGGGTGGAGATTGCTTCGGCGCGGCCGCTGGCCAGTATCGATGGGGTGCGGGCGATGTTTGATGTGGTGCCGGATGCGAGCAATGCGCCGATTGATTTGTCGCTGACATTGCAATCGGGGGAGCGGTTGCTTTCTGAGACGTGGATGTATCAGTGGACGCCGCCGGGGGATCGGGCTGTTTGA